The Gouania willdenowi chromosome 22, fGouWil2.1, whole genome shotgun sequence nucleotide sequence TCAGCTCCGCTCGGTGCCGACGAAACGACTATTTCGGCAGGAAGTTCACCCACAACATGATGTGCGCTCACAAAGTGTGTCCCGACCCCTGCAACCAGCCGCACAGGAAGGAGGACAGCTGCGACGTGAGTCTGGGTTGCTTACGCCCTATGCAAGTGTATAGTGTATAGTctgcctatagccagaaacggctcTGTTCTCAGTCACCCAGGTCGTGTTGACTGGACTTCAAGGTTTGACGGTCTGATACATCTTTATTTGAGAAGTAAACCTTTCAGATTTGTATCtgctttaatttatttcatttttcacaagattttatatttttaggaGTGAAATAATCCAACATAAACATCAGGATAGCACATATTTTATAGAGTTCAAACTTACTGCACTTAATAGTCCTCAACTCAAATCCACATTCTCTAAAGACTTTCACATCAGCATTATAATGTTGTTGGTTATAGCAGTGTACACTCATGTAATGCAATGGATATACTCAgcaacataacacacacatattacaTTAGCATTATGTGCTTCTTTGTGCCACTGCGGAATAAAGTGATATAATGCAAAATATAATCATGATCTGAGTGCTTGAAAATTGCCTACCTTACCTTTAAATTAAacatcattaattattaatataaatgtaCCTTGCAGTGATTACGATTGTCATACAAGGTTTTATGATGATTAGGCGTTTGGCTTGATCATTCAATTAGTGAAAGACTTTCGTTTAAGACAATGGACAACTGGTCCACATGCAGCCTCTATTTTTGTTCGACTTCATATCtaatagacaaaattacaacaaaaacacacaaaatgaccaaaaaaatacactaaatgaatcaaaaataaacaaaaatacacaaaataacagaaaaaaagatcCTCAGATCTTTGATAAAAGTCACCCATCACTCATAGATTTAAGCTATAAAATGCTTTGGATTTTAAGTGGTTTGTGCATGAAAGTTGTTTCAAAGTAAAAGGTCTGAGGTTCTGTCTTCCTTTATCCCTCTCTTTGTGTTTGCTCCTCAGGGCGATTCTGGAGGTCCGCTGCTTTACAACGGCGTTGCTGTCGGCATCACGTCCAACGGGGGGAAGAAGTGTGAGCAAATCCGAAAGCCTGGAATTTACACCATCATCTCTCACTACACTGAGTGGATCGATCAAATCATGAACGCCCCGGAACCAGCAGAAGCAGAAAATCCCAGCAGCTAAaccagcatcagcagcaacatgGCATTTAAAGCTGTCTGTATAAAGGAGAGGAAGTTCAAACCAACACATGCTTGTTTTCATACATTATGACAATCACGTTTCGATGCCTTTTTGCATGTCGTATTTCCTCAGAGTCACTGTAATTTGCAAGATGTCAGTGAAGCAAAGCTCAGAAACTTGCATGACTTCATACCAatggataaaaataaagataaaggaCTTTTCACCCACTTCCTTCCCTATTTGTGCCTGAGATGTACTACTAACACTTCTTGTACCACTTTAGAAGCCAAACAGCCTCTTTTTTAACAGGTTATACACTGAGCTATACATACCATGAGAATTAACTGCCcattgtttttatctttgattgtttttctttacaGCTTTCACCATAATCTATCATTTGTTATGAAAGCGCTCAAgactattaaaagaaaaaaagagagaaaacaaagcagtgaGTGTACAGTTGTGAATTTTATTAAACGATGCCAAAACCAACATCTGCTGAGTGGAAGAGAAAGCATCACGTGTGATAAATGCACAGACAAACAGAACCACAGAGGCCTCACATGATATTCACAGTTTTTGTTTAATGTAAGTCAACAgaatgtaatctgattacttccacgtatttcatttaatttgtattgATAAATCTTAAAGTTGCACAGAGATTGCCTCTGATTATCTAacccagagatgggcaactgcTATCACAtgcagcaggggccacaaacatgtgactgtatctgatctgagggccacattatcaacatatatgtcagcattagaataatggccaatctgagcattaatacaggacagAGCAAAaggttttgtttacattttgttttatttttggattatttttaaaatgttgtgtatgttatttttttgtgtttgtcattttgtgtatttttccataatATTGCATATTTTTGGAGATATTATATGTGAGGGGtttttgtattgtgtgtttaatttttttcttttttttccccctgtcctttagtatatttttctgtcctcgtgtgtattttctttggtttgactggagttattttgtgccatttttctgtcttattatgcatttttgaatttttttaagccattgtgtaatttttgttttaaggAGCCAACACATAATTAAACCGaaggccgcatgtggcccacaAGCCaccattttcccacctaatctAATATCATGTCCCAATACTTCACcacacagaaaatgaatcaCTGGTTGAATGAAACTAGCTCGGGTTACTTTTGGTCTTTGGTTGCGGTTTCACTGAAATTGTGAAATATGTTCATTCAAAATCAACAagttcattttttgtttgaaaaaagggAAGAAGGTCCactaattcatgttttctgtaaacAATATGATCATAGAACATTGAACAGTTGGCgatttaaatttatttgataaaaaattatttccaaatgaAGATTGGagtttttttcactttctgtGTGAACCTGTTAAAACTGGCTTCATATACAAGAAGTTAATAACAATTGTTTGGAAAACTGTTTTTGTCTGAAATCTTTGAAAAAGtgcaaaacaaattaatttactCAGACCTTTTCTgtactaaaatgtatttttggggTGAGTTTGAGGGCCGTGTTTGAACCTCTCTGTATGAGAGTAAACTTCACTCATCTCTTAGTAAATAGTTGACCTCTAACCCAACCTCCTTCCCTTCCACCAGCATCTTGCTCCTTTCCTGCAGCTCCTGCACAGTGAACCTCCTCACCGAGTACGGCTGTTCTCCATGTGAGGCCACCAGTTTGGTGATCCCTGACAGCAGATCTTTGACCTGAGGATAGCTCAGGGCGTTCAGGGACTTGGTGATGATCAGCTCATAGAAGCGGCTGCCACACTTTCGGACCAGCTCCTGCAGAGCCGAATGAGCTCCGGCCACGTAGTCGTTGATCATCTGAGGCTTTTTCTGACCACAGTCGAACTGGACGAACAGGATGACGGCGTGCTCTGCAAACTCTCGCCCAAAGATCCTCTGCAGGTGGCCCAGCATGTCACACTCCCCCTGGGTGAAGCGTCCCACCTGGAGCAGTGAGGTGAGTTTTAGAAGCACCACAGTGCATTATTGCATTACCTCATGTTTGAATTTGCATCTCTCCCAaaggcaggggtggactgggacaaaaagtCCGCCCCgacattttgtgtccagaccccACGACATTATCAGTAGGGATGAGTATTGTTGCagtatcacgatatattgcgatattctacccatttaatatcaaaattaaacgcaGAGGTAataaatcaagttgctgtatatgttcatcggaagatattgatcataattgagtcaaaactatgtGCTTCTAAacatcttatttattattattattattacatctaCAGCGCCATCTACTGGAGTGGAGGTGCGGAAGTGGCacaattttcaaggtttttatataggaacaggagctggtcaacagtagttaggctgctccgctgagaagtgacaatgtctccagcagtagaaaacacacgtccacgaaaatttgaaaaatattgattaaatatcagaaaaaaacccccaaaaaacataattataattttttttaatcaatttaaaaaatattaattctccttcttcttcttcttcttcttcttcttcttcttcttcttcttcttcttcttcttcttcttcttcttcttcttcttcttcttcttcttcttcttcttcttcttcttcttcttcttcttcttcttcttcttcttcttcatccaaataagctaacttttgcccaataaataccacttgtttcccttTTTCCCTGTTTCCCTATTGTTTGCAAtgttttgcccatttaagctgcCCATTACATACCATCTGGTTCCTCTTAATTTGCCAATTTTtcgccactcttgactgcttttggtgcattttagtcacttttcacttttttcttgccactttttgagcatttttggccacctgttaccatgtctgcctccactctctcgtcaaaatgaaaaagaaaaaaaaaaacatagcaaaccggaccggcccactttgggtcgacagCCCACCAGGATCATACcaggtatgccagatggccagtccaccccttgCCAAAGGTTACTGACCTGCAGCACCAGCAGGAACACATGTGGCCCAGGTAAGGCCAGAGCCAGACAGTCCTTCACCAGCTCCACATTCTCCACTTCATCTTCGTCCCACAGCTCCGGCGTGTCCACCAGGATGAGACGCGTTCCTGCTGCCAACACCTCCTTCCTCTCACAGAACAGCGTAGGATGGGCCGGCTCGTACACGGACCTGTGGGCCGAGTACTGACTACCTGCTCTCTGCAGGATCAGATTTAGAGCAGAAGTCTTCCCACAGCCTGAGAGACCCAACATGATCACAGACGTCTTCTGTGTGATATTACCTGGCAGGCAGAAGATGATAGAAACACCATCAACAAGACACACTGCAGTATATGAACCAATATTGATTATTCAGGTATTATAGATTAAACTCATCAGCAGCTTCAGGTagaatgtgtttatttcactGAAAGGTTTTGCACAATTTAAggtttttcaatattttaacGTATcggattttgtttttaaaggtggGGGGGTTTGTGAGTATGTTTATTTCCTCTATGTAATAAATTagcatttagtgtttttgtgttttgtatttctCGTTATTGTATGTGTGTTTGGTTAAAGTAAATATGTTGATTGGGATCTTgtgtttttagaaataaaaagaaatgttcAGAGAAAAAGATTTTTAGGTTCTTGTTTGAGGATATCTAAATCGTCAGTTGAATTTACTGAAATGCAAAGAGGTGCCATGTATAATCTTGCTTTTGATGCCAAATCGCTTAGGGCTGGTGTGCACACAAACTACCTGGTGACTAAAGATGTTACTGATGACGCCTGAAAGGTAAGCACACCAAAAAACACCTGGAGAATCTACTGCAGTGCTTTTCACACTTGGGGTCGTGGCCCCaagtggggttgcctgaaattgaAATGGGGTTGCCCAAAATGTCTACAATACGCAAtctaaaacaactgtattccatACTTTCTCgcataaatctagttcaaataaaaagtggtaaaaaggaaagatacatttaaaacattttgcatgtgtgtctgtgcacGAATCCTGgcaactctgtatttgttacacagtagaacaaatatgatcaaaaactaattctagaaaaaagtaATTGGGGTCGCCCGAAATctatgatatcaaaatggggtcgaCATCCAAAAAACGTTCGGAACCACTGTCTACTCTGTTGAATTGTAGAGAGTTGGGGCAgatttcacacaaaaaaaaaatcagatcacAATTATCCACAATCCACAGCCACTACTCTCTTTCCATTTGAGATGAATCATCCATATTTCCTTTCATTGGTGGAactaaatagaataaatatGGCTTCAAATGTTTATTAGGCTGCTGGGGAACCTTTTCTTGTGTACTATAAGCAGTTCTCTATTTCCTCTTTCTTTAACATGTACATTTTGatgctttaatttgtttatCTTATCTcatctcttcctctctctctccttttctcTCTATGTGTCCTGGTGCTGACGCtgacttcctgatctgtggtttgtGGTTCAACCAGTTTGTGAATGTAAATGCATTTAACAATAGAATTTATCCCTGAtttatcttcttcttctttcttggttattggcgtgttgcagCTAACTTGAATAGATGCATGTTGCCTGCTgtatatgttttatttcatcactcTTTGATCTGTCTTTGATCAGCAGAAATAGATATTCAGAAAGCTCTCCCTGATTTATGCACACAATTTGAGTTAATTAAAATTGagttaattaaaactaaatatacAGCACAAGTTTTAACAGGATTAAAGCTTTTAACAGATTTCCGTATAATGTGAATGAATCCAGTTTTACCTGGAGGTGTGATGGTGTTGATCTTTGTCATTGCTCTGTGACACATCAAAGCCTCCTCCTGACGCTGTCTCTTCTCCTCCAGCTGCTTTTTCTCCGCTgcttccctctttctctctgcAGCATGCTTTGCCTTCAGCGCGTCCATCTCTCTCACTCGTGCGGCCTCTTGCTGATCAAGCAGCTGCTTGAAGGCCCGCTCCTTCTCCTCGGCATGGCGGAGGTTCTCCTTCAGTATGTCCAGGGCTGAGTCCTCGGAGCTCCTCTCCCTCGCAGCACTGAGCATGTTCTCTGTGTAGCCGCTCCCCACGCTCTCCAGCATCTCCAGGAGACAATGTAGCCCATCACTGACAGCAGATGATGTGACGCTGCAGAACCTGCCTTCACACACTTTAATCAGATCCAGGAGGTCGTCGTCTAATGTGTCGACAAACTTGCCCACTTCCACTGATAGAATCACCAGGTACTGCAAAGCCTCGGCCCCAAAGTGCACCTGAAGCATCTGGATCATTCTTCTCTCCTCCTGTGTGTAATGTCCACCTTGGATCAGCAGCAGAAATGCACTGTGCCCATCCAAGAAGGATCTGAAGCATCTATCCACTGCTAGGCTCATGCTCTCCTCTGTCATGTCCTGGTTTAAACCTGCACAGCACAGCTTGATGAAGTGACCCTCCACTGTCAGCTCACACACTTGGTTTGATTCTGCAGAACTCAAGGTTGACTGGTGACTTTTACTGCTCTTCTGCAGTAGGGATGTCAGAGTTGACCATTGCTCTTCCATAGACAGCACCACTGTCATGTTTCCAGTGCTGGTCATGCTTTCTGTCAGATAATAGACAAACATAAATGCACATTAATGATATactgataaaaactaaaatatagatTACAGTATTTAGCTATACTCACTCTGGGACATCTCTGTTGCAAGTCTGTGCAAAGATCCTTCTTAGCTCAAGCCCAAACCTCAAACTGGATTATCTTGCTCTAAACCACccagaaataataagaaaagagaaagaaaaaaaaagactttctaATGCTTCCTGATTACAACACTGCATGAAGGAAGTTCATTCCAGCATACATGGAAGAGTGAACATACGTTTTCCTCATGCTTCGCCTCAGTGAATGAGAATAGATTAGAACTATGCTCTGTCGTTTCCCCTCAAGCTGCAGCTTTCTTTGTTAAAGAAAGCTGTTCTTCTTAAAATATGGTGGGGCAAGTGCACAAGTGATGATGGGAGGAAAAGTGGATGTACACACAGTATACATACAGTGCATCcagaaagtattcacagcgcttcACTTTTTCCACATTTCGGTATCTTATACAGCCTTATTGCGAATCCTATTAAATGCATCTCTTTCCTCAAAAATCTACACAaaataccccataatgacaatGTGAAAAGGTTGTTGAAATatgtgaaaaacagaaaactgagAAATCAATTTCACTTAACTGTTCACATCCTTTGCTAAATACTTTGCTAATTTGTTCCACATTCTtcttgcattattctttcactccacacttagtggtggtaagctattattgtagctacagctgccctggggcagactgacagaagcgagggtgccatagtgcgccatcggtcccTTCGACCATCACCAACACTTGCGCACACCttattcatactaggcaatgtgggtgaagtgtcttgccaaaggacacaatgacacaTACTACTAGAGCAGGGGTGGGGAACTCCAGTCCTCAAGGGCCTGATTCCTGAGAATTTTGTATGTGTCTCTGCTCCAACACATCTGAATCAAATGAATAGCTCGTTATCAtgtttctgcagagcttgatggcAAAACATTGGTTTCAACGTTCCGACTCCTCGTTTGATTCCTAGTCCATTCCTTGTCCGATTTCTCATCCCTTTCCTCATCCTTTTCCTCGTCCGTTTCCTCATCTTTTCCTCGTCTAATTCCACGTCCGATTTCTCGTCCCTTTCCTCGTCCGTTTTCTCATCTTTTCGTCGTCCATTTCCACGTCTGATTTCTCGTCCGTTTCCTCATCATTTTTCTTGTCCAATTTCTTGTCTGTTTCCACGTCTGATTTCTCGTCCATTTCCTCGTGCGATTCCTGGTTCATTTCCTCATTCTTTTCCTTGTTCGATTCCTTGTCTGTTTTAACTTTCGATTTCTCGTCCGTTTCCTCATCTTTTCCTCATCCTTTTCCTCCTCCGATTCCTAGTCCATTTCCACCTCCGATCTCTCATCCGTTTCATTATCCTTTTCCTTGTCCGATTCCACGTTCGTTTCCTTGTCCATTTCCTCGTCCGTTTCCTTGTCCAATTTCTCGTCAGCTTCCTCATCCTTTACTTTGTCCGATTCCTCCTCCGATTCCTTGTCCGTTTCCGTGTCCTTTTTCTCTCCGTTTCTTCGTCCTTTTCCTCGTCCATTTTCTCATCTGTTTCCTTGTTCTTTTCCTCAGCTGATTCTTTGTCTGATTCTTCGTCCGTTTGCTCTTCTGTTTCCTTGTCCATTTCCTTATGAAAACACTGCACTATAGAAGGCTAGTTTCTCCAACTGTATGGATGGCAATTGCAGCTGAATTCCCATGACATATTTGTATGTCCCAGAGATTAAACagaaatttttgttttatttttttttgttctttgttttggaTTGTATAAACATATCTACGTCTTTACAAAACACTGTTGGGAAAAACTCACCTGAATTCGGAGTCCTCAAAGAAAGGCAACATTCATTATTTGCCGCTGGATGAGTTTCAGTGGGAGTCCCGGTTATGTAAGCTCCCAGCTCAGTGTGAAAGCTGTTATTTGGGTCTAGGCCCTCTGAGATAGGCTTGCACACCAGCGTTTTCTGAAGGGCATTTTCTCGGGACCTCAGTGCATCAATAACCTTCTCCAACTTATCAATAATTTGATAAATTCTATGAATTCCTAGACCCTCTTCTCCAAACTCTAGTATACCTGAGAAAgtaacaaaaagtaaaaaggtTTATTCTCCTTTACATTCAGACTGAAATTTTACATTGCGatattgcattatttatttattttttgtttttgttactgaTCTTTAGAGTGGGCATGTGATAACAGCCTAATTACATTGTGATCTGATAAAACAAGATTTTCTAACCGCAAAGGTTGCGGTTAGAAGGTCACGTGTCAAGTGGCTTGCGAGCCTTAATGTATACAGTAAAGCTTGCATTGCATTCCTATTTTTCTTTTGCGTGTATCAttaataaaacctttttttcaggTTTAACAATGTTCAAAACTTCATTCtactctaaatgttaaaccaaTCTATCACTTTGCTTTTCATTTGTgctatttaaatatattttcaataaaGCATACTAATACATTTCAAGTAGAATTAAAGGATCTCTACTCATTTACTGTATTGTAAGGCTGATTCCTGGAAATCCATTTGTGTTTCTGCAATTTTAAATCCAAGAACTGATATAAAACAGCTGCTCTAAAGACTCTCTGGTTAACACGTGTGCTTCCAACTTGAACGTCAGttcagcagagctgaagtcagcatccaatgtgaacattttcaaatcgaagcactctttttctctactgcgcattgagagggagatttttggtcatgttgttgatgtaatgtgtttgttgatgattttaaatgattttactgatgatttttttttttttttttttaatttgccgACTTgaatgttcttatagatttgaagctgttgaatgttttctgttgcacttattgatcatgtaaagcacattgagttgccttgtgtatgaaatgcgctatacaaataaatttgccttgccttgcctttatgGAGTTATTATTGTAACTGGGGGGGTTCCACTTACGCTACTAGTGCTCTGGAGAAGCAACAGGAAGTTTGTTGTCATGAAACGGATACACAAAACTTTCTCGTGAATTGTGGATTGTAACAGCAAACCTATGGAAAACAgtaaaagtaaatgtaaaaaaaaaaaagaaagaaaaaaaaactaaataaaattttacaatgataaaaaaaaatgtatagataAACTTGTTTCTTATTCACAAAAAGATTGCAAGTCTTTGATATTGTTAAatttcacaaaatcaaataaatatggtaatatatttatatgtatatattatatctatATTATATGTacacattatatttatatttatataaataactATCTTTACCCTTTTCAAACTAATGTATGATATCAGTGTCAACCAATCCAAAATTAGTTTTGTATGATCATACTGtaaactcagtgtatcgtcccaccttAGTATTATAAAcatgtgtgtgggggggggggcgatATGTAATTGCAATAATATAATAGATACTTAAAGACTGCACAGGGTTTGCTcaaataatgcttttatttaacaaaagtaGAATGAGATTAACTTCATCTCATTATTGTTCACTTCTGGTGTTATGTGGTGCATTTGACAGtggcggctggccaatagagggcgctagggCACTGCGAGACAAACGACAACAACACAACACCCTCCTCCcgccatgggaggggctaaTGACGTCACAGTGGTCCGTCATAAAGTGGCTTTGACAGGTGAAACCGTGGGACGTTAGACGTAGaagcaaaatgaagaaagaTAAATTCAATATTTCTGCTTTCTCTGCTGACCCAGCATGGACAAAGACAGGTAGCACccttttaaagcacttttcagagaaggcaaagaaacatgaacaaactaaaTTTGACGATTTCAAATATTAAATACGTCCATGATTTGTAGACTAGgtgttaaattatattttgtcaggTCTAACATTATGTATATTCGTCTGTTTCTAACAGCAGTGACACAGAGAAGTTCCAACACCAGCTGCCTCTTACTTTAATCTCTGATTATGGATTGATATAAAAAGTGTATGGGCTGGCCAAAGGTGACATCACTATGATAGCGCCCATTGGCATCAATAAACTGCACTTAGACATAcgaacagtgacgtgccgtgaccactagggttgggtgaTGCCACGGCCACCAAACAGCAAACACGGAAAGCAGAACAGCCGGTTAACAAACAATTAACAAAGTCCTTGGATTATAGAGGAAACAATCCActtttattcacaaaatatgTTCAAGCAATGGACAAAAGCCTATAAGTTCTTTCCCTGCCGCTCCAGTAGGGACAATATTGGACCCATCAACCCTATCATTGATGTGGTGTGATCATCCACCTTCTGAAGGCTGTGAAACATGGCAGTTTTTACTCCAGCCAGGGATGATGCTGTAGCTCCTCCAGGCCTGGTCGCTGCTTTGGGTTAATGGACAGGCACTGGTCCATGAAGTTGTTGCATTCTAGAGagcaaaagaagaagaggaggagtttagaacattgaagaacagtgaTTTTTCATGAATCGGGAGGAGGGGGGTAGCTATGGTTATTGTAATGATGAGACTCACAGGAAAAACTTTACatgcaattaattaataaatggcATTGCCATTTCAAATGTGTGTGCGTGGCTTACCATGAGACAGGTGTTCAAAGGGGAGGTTTGGTCCTCTCATGTAGTCCCTGATGTGGAACATCCCTTTATTGTACAGGTGCCTCAGCATGGCCCCTATTTGCCACACAGTGGTAGGCTCAGCGTTGTACTGTCGCTGCAGAAACAGTTCTGGTGGTGCGTAGGATAACGTACCTAGAATCCCAAAGAAAGGCTTTCAGAATCAATGACTCAAGAGTCAATGAGCAGAATAGTATATTTAAACAATTAGTTCCAAAACAAACCAGCATAATGACTGTAGAGCTTCTCTTGGACCACATCGCTACAGCCAAAGTCAATTATTCGGATTGAGAGGGTTCCTttgtggagggaaaccaggatGTTCTCTCCCTTTATGTCCCGGTGAAGGATCCCGTTCCTATGCATGAGCACGGCAGCATGGACGAGCTGTTTAAAGATTATCTGTAACACAAGAAGAcagaaaacagtgaaaacataaaagttttgttacattttgtctGTCCATTTACAAGGCAACTgcgttttggtgcttgaaaacggaatttttaaaaaatgggctCCAGAATGGAAGTTTTTGAAAAGGC carries:
- the LOC114456768 gene encoding GTPase IMAP family member 8-like, which produces MSQKSMTSTGNMTVVLSMEEQWSTLTSLLQKSSKSHQSTLSSAESNQVCELTVEGHFIKLCCAGLNQDMTEESMSLAVDRCFRSFLDGHSAFLLLIQGGHYTQEERRMIQMLQVHFGAEALQYLVILSVEVGKFVDTLDDDLLDLIKVCEGRFCSVTSSAVSDGLHCLLEMLESVGSGYTENMLSAARERSSEDSALDILKENLRHAEEKERAFKQLLDQQEAARVREMDALKAKHAAERKREAAEKKQLEEKRQRQEEALMCHRAMTKINTITPPGNITQKTSVIMLGLSGCGKTSALNLILQRAGSQYSAHRSVYEPAHPTLFCERKEVLAAGTRLILVDTPELWDEDEVENVELVKDCLALALPGPHVFLLVLQVGRFTQGECDMLGHLQRIFGREFAEHAVILFVQFDCGQKKPQMINDYVAGAHSALQELVRKCGSRFYELIITKSLNALSYPQVKDLLSGITKLVASHGEQPYSVRRFTVQELQERSKMLVEGKEVGLEVNYLLRDE